The following DNA comes from Cellulophaga sp. HaHa_2_95.
AATAAAGACAGTACGCCTGTTGTATTTCTTGATTCTATCGATTTTTCTGGCGCTAATTTTCCTGACTTTAATGGGTTAAAAGCACTACCATTAAACGAAGTAATCTTGGTGGTAGATGATTCTCACGGAATAGGTATTCTTGGGAAAAATGGAGGTGGTGTATTTTCTTCTTTGAAAAAATTACATCCAAAAGAACTTATAGTATGTTGCTCCTTAGGAAAAGGTTTTGGCGTGCAAGGAGGTGCTATATTTGCAGACACTAAAAGAATTGATGAGTTTGTTGAAACTGATTTTTTTGGTGGCTCTAGTCCCGCTGCTCCTGCCAACTTAGCTACTATCTATTTTGGAGAAGAATTATTGAATAAAAAGCGTTCTTTATTAGAACAAAATATTGAATTTTTCAGAACACAAATCAATCTTATCACTAAATTTAAATCTATGATTGGTCATCCAGCTTTTACTTTTGCAGATGAGAATTTAACTCAACACTTGGAAGAGCACCAAATCTTGGTTACCAGCTTTCGTTATCCAAATGAGAAAGCCAGTTTAATGAGTAGAATTGTACTTAGTGCCGCACATACTAAAGAAGAGATTAACACCCTTTGTGGTGTTATTAATTCCTTTTATAGCACCACAAAAAATAAAGCTAAATGATAAGTCATCATTTAGCTTTAAACTTTAAAAAATAAATCATTTAGTCAAAATACTAAATTCAAGACATTATTGATTTTATGTTTTAGTTAAATTAATTATCCCACCAAACGGGAGTTATTGGAGTTTTTTGATTTGCCAAAACATTAGCTTCATTTCTAGAAATCTCAACTGATGGGTATTCAGCTCTCCTAAACCATTCACCACTATATTCATTAGAATCTGCTGAATCTTCTAACCTCATCTGAAGTCCCTTAAAGACCTCTTCTGAAAAGTCATATCTTCTAAAATCCACGAAAGTTTCTGGATTTAAAAAATTATGAATATATTTTTCTTTTAAAATGTGGTTCAACATTAAACCCGTCTCTTCAACAGCTATTGACGCATCTGATAAGTAATCCAGACCATCAACACCATACATATCCATGCTTGCCTGTATACCTTCCATGTATGAAGCGTAAGCCGCTAAATTTGAACCAACACTAGTGGTCGTACCTCCATTAGCCAGAAATTCAGCTTCTGCCTTTATAAACATAGCCTCGGCATAACTAATTAACATTAATGGAGAATCTACACTAGTATAATATCCATCAGTTTTAAAACTTGTATTAGCATCTGAACCATCTGGAGACACCCCTAAACCGCCACTTACAAAACCTTTGTATTCAATATCTTCATCAGGTATTTCTGCAAATAAAGGCAATCTAGGATCTATGACTACACTGCTTCCCTGAAATGGATAATACGTT
Coding sequences within:
- a CDS encoding aminotransferase class I/II-fold pyridoxal phosphate-dependent enzyme yields the protein MTKYINSFPSKNIQVKGTNYLYFGGTAYLGLQTDLEFQNIYIDNLRKYGTNYGASRKSNIRISIFDQTESYLAKLVGSEACVTLSSGYLAGQFISQFLNRKEFRFFYSPNTHSALYLCNNQENKPKSYITFAALNIALRDHLEKNKDSTPVVFLDSIDFSGANFPDFNGLKALPLNEVILVVDDSHGIGILGKNGGGVFSSLKKLHPKELIVCCSLGKGFGVQGGAIFADTKRIDEFVETDFFGGSSPAAPANLATIYFGEELLNKKRSLLEQNIEFFRTQINLITKFKSMIGHPAFTFADENLTQHLEEHQILVTSFRYPNEKASLMSRIVLSAAHTKEEINTLCGVINSFYSTTKNKAK